The Chloroflexota bacterium nucleotide sequence GACCGCGGCATGGTGATGGCGGTCGCCAAGGCGCTGGAAGAAGGCGCCGAGGCTATCATGTGCGCATCCACCGGCAATACGAGCGCGGCCGCAGCCGCATATGCCGCCGCCGCGCAGATCAAGGCAGTGGTCGTGGTATCCGCAGGCAAGATCGCCCTGGGCAAGCTCGCCCAAGCCCTAATCTACGGCGCGGTGGTCATTGCCCTGGACGGTACGTTCGACGATGCGTTGCGTATCGTGCGCGAGATTACGGCCCGCAACCCCATCACGGTGGTCAACTCCATCAACCCCTACCGGCTGCAGGGACAGAAAACAGCGGCCTTCGAATGCAGCGACGTACTGGGCGACTCGCCGGATATTCTCGCGATCCCGGTCGGCAACGCCGGTAACATCACGAGCTATTGGCTGGGCTACCGGGAGTACCACCGGGCCGGACGCACAACCCGCCTGCCGCGCATGTGGGGCTTCGAGGCTGAGGGTGCAGCCGCCATTGTAGAAAACCGGCCCATCGCGAATCCCGACATCGTGGCGTCGGCGCTGCGCATCGGCAATCCCGCCAACTGGCAGCGTGCCGTGCGCGCCCGCGACGACTCCGGCGGCCTGATCGATACGGTGAGCGACCCCGAGATTCTGAATGCATACAAACTGCTGGCGGAGCGTGAAGGCGTCTTTGCCGAACCGGCATCAGCCGCCTCGGTCGCCGGCGTCATGAAGCTGGCCGCCGCAGGCGAGGTCAAGTCTTCCGACCGCATCGTCTGCGTGCTCACCGGCCACGGCCTCAAAGACCCCCAAATCGCCCTGGACGTGGCGAAAGACGTGGTTCCGGCCCCGAACGACGTACGCGAGGTTGAGAAGATCCTCGCGCTGCGGTAGTTCCTAGTCGGCTGGCACAAGTCTTGCGAGTCCTGGTCGACTGAGAGTCAGACTCTTCAAATTCCGTGAAGTCTCGGTAGTTCGCGATCGCGAATCAGACACTGCCTACTGGGATGGGGAGTTCTCTCAGTATCAACTGCCAGTGCCGCGCCACGCTCTCAGCACACGACAACTCTTGGCGCAATCCGGGAAGACTTCACCAACCTACGCACCGTCTAACAGGAAAGCGCCTGTTTCCGGGCCTCGTCGCGGTTGGCCTCGCTGGTGCGGCCCATGGCGCGGTAGATTTGGGCGCGGATGCTGAAGACGTCGCGTTCATTGGGGCCGGCTTCCGCCGCAGAATTGGCGTCGGCCAGCGCGGCGTCGAGCCGGTTCTTAGCCAGAAAGACCTTGGCGCGTCCTACGTAGGCCCAACTCGCGTGATCGCTCAGTTGCAGGGCTCTATCCGCGTCGGACTCCGCCGCGTTGAGATCGCCGAGGCCAAGCTTCACCAGCGAGCGGGTATCGTAGCACTCGGCGCATTCGTCATCGAGTTCAATTGATCTGTTGGCGTCTTCAAGGGCTCTTTCATACTGGCCGGCCTTGGCGTAGGCCCAGGCGCGGGCGTTGTAGCCGAAACTGCCCTCCGGCGCCATATCGATCTCCCGCGTGGCATCGGCGATGGCGTTCTCGTACTGCTCCAATGCCAGGTAGACGGCAATGCGCGCCAGATACGCCCCTGAGAAATTTGGCACCATCTCCGTGACGATATTTGCATCCGCCAAGGCGTTCATGCAGGCGCCTACCTTGATGCCCAGATACGCGCGCACGCGGTAGGCCTCGGG carries:
- the thrC gene encoding threonine synthase, yielding MNTAEASNKIPAGRNLLAHYREYLPVTERTPLISRGEGFTPLVRAHALEERVGCAELWLKLEGCNPTGSFKDRGMVMAVAKALEEGAEAIMCASTGNTSAAAAAYAAAAQIKAVVVVSAGKIALGKLAQALIYGAVVIALDGTFDDALRIVREITARNPITVVNSINPYRLQGQKTAAFECSDVLGDSPDILAIPVGNAGNITSYWLGYREYHRAGRTTRLPRMWGFEAEGAAAIVENRPIANPDIVASALRIGNPANWQRAVRARDDSGGLIDTVSDPEILNAYKLLAEREGVFAEPASAASVAGVMKLAAAGEVKSSDRIVCVLTGHGLKDPQIALDVAKDVVPAPNDVREVEKILALR